A genome region from Christensenella minuta includes the following:
- a CDS encoding helix-turn-helix domain-containing protein: protein MKDHSLSAMIGEDRLFGGKADILEQTGEKTVFHLDCRDGDGTMVIYRVFPGIELIFNDFHAFHCAEAQTGGRDDILEINHCRSGRFECRLSGNFYGYLGEGDLSANIWSVQRISSGFPLGYYQGAEVFIRIETAQAALSGIWGGIGIDLRALKERIIGSRPCFMMRAAPRIGDIFDRLYDVEKNIRSGYFKVKILELLLFLSIAPLETNGEDRPYFPRAQVESVKRIRAELMEKLDQHITLADLAEKYGLSTTALKTCFKAIYGKPVYAWHREYRLYAAAQALRKTDRSIADIADSVGYENASKFSEAFRRQMGCRPLEYRRFPLPFAGFSGAAE from the coding sequence ATGAAGGACCATTCTTTGAGTGCAATGATCGGGGAAGACCGCCTGTTCGGCGGCAAGGCCGATATCCTCGAGCAGACCGGGGAAAAAACAGTGTTCCACCTGGACTGCCGGGACGGTGATGGTACAATGGTCATTTACCGGGTTTTTCCGGGTATCGAGCTGATCTTCAACGATTTCCATGCATTCCACTGCGCCGAAGCACAAACGGGCGGCAGGGATGATATTTTGGAGATCAACCACTGCCGCAGCGGGCGTTTCGAGTGCAGGCTCAGCGGCAATTTTTACGGATACCTCGGGGAGGGAGACCTTTCCGCGAATATTTGGAGCGTACAGCGCATTTCTTCCGGGTTTCCCCTCGGCTACTACCAGGGCGCGGAGGTCTTTATCCGCATCGAAACAGCGCAGGCGGCGCTCTCCGGCATATGGGGCGGCATCGGCATTGACCTTCGGGCGCTGAAAGAGCGGATCATCGGCAGCCGGCCGTGTTTTATGATGCGCGCTGCCCCACGGATCGGAGATATTTTCGACCGGCTGTATGATGTGGAAAAGAACATCCGGAGCGGGTATTTCAAGGTGAAGATCCTGGAACTGCTGCTTTTCCTCAGCATAGCGCCGTTGGAAACGAATGGGGAGGACCGTCCGTATTTTCCCAGAGCGCAGGTGGAAAGCGTCAAGCGCATCCGCGCGGAACTGATGGAAAAGCTCGACCAGCATATTACGCTCGCCGACCTCGCGGAAAAATACGGACTCAGCACCACCGCGCTCAAGACCTGCTTCAAGGCGATCTACGGAAAGCCCGTTTACGCCTGGCACCGGGAATACCGCCTGTACGCCGCCGCGCAGGCGCTGCGCAAGACCGACCGCAGCATTGCAGATATCGCGGACAGCGTAGGCTATGAAAACGCGAGTAAGTTTTCCGAAGCCTTCCGCAGGCAAATGGGCTGCCGTCCCCTGGAATACAGGAGGTTCCCCCTTCCCTTTGCGGGTTTTTCCGGCGCGGCGGAATAG
- a CDS encoding alpha/beta fold hydrolase, which produces MFEPISIKKFLNREHVGEYADVEFDTYIDDHGKEEVEDIRLPLHYFEGGEGEPLILVHGIGQSLYAWRNNFEELAKSFHVYAIDLPGHGFSGKPQMSYSIEEFALALESFMNVQELPAAHFCAFGEAAAYVLDFVMHNVNRAGRLVFISPMLTSNGGGVAKTKGLPSILGLTAGKMMLSENGVRGVLEDCYFDRTLVTDEVAKEYAMGLLDRDYKVIAKMCVGNFIDDDIKQNIHSVKNPLLVILGAEDKITGGQKSEFLQFPLAAASSLTVRNCGFFVNEEKPDKVNEAIVEFCKPKKQGKEA; this is translated from the coding sequence GTGTTTGAACCGATCAGCATCAAAAAATTTCTCAACAGGGAGCACGTTGGCGAATATGCCGACGTGGAGTTCGATACCTATATTGACGACCACGGGAAAGAGGAAGTAGAAGACATCCGCCTGCCCCTGCATTATTTTGAAGGAGGCGAAGGCGAGCCTCTGATCCTGGTGCATGGCATCGGCCAGTCCCTCTACGCCTGGCGCAACAATTTTGAAGAGCTTGCAAAATCCTTCCATGTTTATGCGATTGACCTTCCGGGGCATGGATTTTCCGGGAAACCGCAGATGAGCTACAGCATCGAGGAATTTGCGCTTGCCCTCGAATCCTTTATGAACGTGCAGGAGCTTCCGGCGGCGCACTTCTGCGCCTTTGGCGAAGCGGCGGCCTATGTGCTGGATTTCGTGATGCACAATGTGAACCGTGCGGGCCGGCTGGTGTTTATTTCGCCCATGCTCACGTCAAACGGCGGCGGCGTCGCCAAAACAAAGGGCCTGCCCTCCATCCTTGGCCTGACGGCGGGCAAGATGATGCTTTCGGAGAACGGGGTGCGCGGGGTGCTCGAGGACTGCTATTTCGACAGGACCCTCGTTACGGACGAGGTTGCCAAGGAATACGCCATGGGCCTTTTGGACCGCGACTACAAGGTGATCGCGAAAATGTGCGTGGGCAATTTCATCGACGACGATATCAAGCAAAATATCCATAGCGTAAAAAACCCGCTGCTTGTGATCCTCGGGGCGGAAGACAAGATCACCGGCGGCCAGAAGAGCGAATTCCTCCAGTTTCCGCTGGCGGCGGCAAGCTCGCTCACCGTGCGGAACTGCGGCTTCTTTGTAAACGAGGAAAAGCCGGATAAGGTAAACGAGGCGATCGTGGAATTCTGTAAGCCAAAAAAACAGGGCAAGGAAGCGTAG
- a CDS encoding DnaD domain-containing protein — MIKFTLDEQATTPVPTIFLKKYMCDAPADYVKVYLYGLCLANAGTQLSDVELEAELHMTASQIEAALNYWCLKGQMTKSGAKYAFVMPDSTTKEDEPKKRRAPLYEMQNFNNMLRTVLARDLSPAELNKIYDYTDVFGLPQEVVLALVEYCVAERGNRISVAYLDKVAEGWSEEGVNTLEKAQQKIEGYKAVSGGANRLMRLMGLHGKYPGKTEMDLYNKWTEKWGFTHEAIEFVMKGKEFSKDQPFKYLDAILRSLYDRGITSSRKINEFYTAQKERRANIKEILTALKYSRIVVAPKHEQFYDEWRSAGFPQQIILLACAQSVKIGSRRFESVDGFLKDWKQQNLGTEDEIKKYLRKQNTIDRKITQVYESAGVERAVGEADRRTYLRLTQEKGLSHDVLLYAAEYSSLKDRPFEYMMKVLNRWAEEGVDTLEKAQKQNLSNLFAKAPGTMEREYSDEEKKKREQDAYADMERLYGE; from the coding sequence ATGATTAAGTTCACGCTGGACGAGCAGGCAACGACGCCCGTTCCGACCATATTTTTAAAAAAATATATGTGCGACGCGCCGGCGGATTACGTAAAGGTCTACCTGTACGGACTGTGTCTCGCGAACGCGGGTACGCAGCTTTCGGACGTGGAGCTCGAGGCGGAGCTGCACATGACGGCTTCACAGATCGAGGCGGCGCTCAACTATTGGTGCCTCAAGGGCCAGATGACAAAAAGCGGCGCCAAATATGCGTTTGTGATGCCGGACAGCACCACAAAAGAGGACGAGCCGAAAAAACGGCGCGCGCCCCTTTATGAGATGCAGAATTTCAACAACATGCTGCGCACGGTCCTCGCCCGGGACCTTTCACCTGCGGAGTTGAACAAAATTTACGACTATACCGACGTGTTTGGCCTGCCGCAGGAAGTGGTGCTCGCATTGGTGGAATACTGTGTGGCGGAACGCGGAAACCGCATCAGCGTGGCATACCTCGACAAGGTGGCCGAGGGCTGGAGCGAGGAAGGCGTCAACACCCTGGAAAAAGCGCAGCAGAAGATCGAAGGCTATAAAGCGGTATCGGGCGGGGCAAACCGGCTGATGCGGCTGATGGGCCTGCACGGAAAATACCCGGGCAAGACCGAGATGGACCTTTACAATAAATGGACAGAGAAATGGGGCTTCACGCACGAGGCGATCGAATTCGTGATGAAGGGCAAGGAGTTTTCCAAGGACCAGCCCTTTAAATATCTCGACGCGATCCTGCGCTCCCTTTACGACAGGGGCATCACATCCTCCCGCAAGATAAATGAATTCTACACCGCGCAGAAGGAGCGCCGGGCCAATATCAAGGAAATATTGACCGCGCTCAAATATTCGCGCATCGTGGTCGCCCCCAAGCACGAGCAGTTTTACGACGAATGGCGGTCGGCGGGCTTCCCGCAGCAGATCATCCTGCTTGCGTGCGCGCAGTCCGTGAAAATCGGCAGCCGCCGCTTCGAGTCCGTGGACGGCTTCCTGAAGGACTGGAAGCAGCAGAACCTCGGGACAGAGGACGAGATCAAAAAATACCTGCGCAAGCAAAACACCATCGACCGCAAGATCACGCAGGTCTACGAAAGCGCGGGCGTGGAGCGCGCCGTGGGCGAGGCAGACCGGCGGACCTATTTGCGGCTGACGCAGGAAAAAGGGCTTTCGCACGATGTGCTTTTGTATGCGGCAGAATACAGTTCCTTAAAAGACCGGCCGTTTGAATACATGATGAAGGTTTTAAACCGCTGGGCGGAGGAAGGCGTGGATACGCTTGAAAAGGCACAGAAACAGAATTTGAGCAACCTGTTTGCCAAAGCGCCGGGTACGATGGAGCGCGAATATTCCGACGAGGAAAAGAAGAAGCGCGAACAGGACGCATATGCGGATATGGAGCGGCTGTATGGCGAATAA
- a CDS encoding 1-deoxy-D-xylulose-5-phosphate synthase N-terminal domain-containing protein: protein MRGAHARRRGPAPAAGVALGSRLRDNGAYTYAVIGDGETDEGLVWKAAMHAGHKKLERLIAFTDYNKMQLDGKITESNALEPLADKWRS, encoded by the coding sequence GTGCGCGGTGCTCATGCTCGACGGAGAGGACCTGCGCCTGCGGCGGGCGTAGCGCTCGGTTCCCGGCTCAGGGACAACGGGGCATACACCTATGCGGTGATCGGCGACGGAGAAACGGACGAGGGCCTCGTGTGGAAAGCGGCGATGCATGCGGGGCATAAAAAACTGGAACGGCTGATCGCTTTTACGGATTACAACAAAATGCAGCTTGACGGGAAGATCACGGAAAGCAACGCGCTCGAGCCGCTGGCGGACAAATGGCGTTCCTGA
- a CDS encoding ATP-binding protein, which produces MANKTVIDLLEDFSFRHAKIDQENERRMKSDAQIMGLEEKKRALLAEKLKRAFLAEDATGFDAEIMELERRQEEIARKKGLMVPYACAACRDTGLVGRKYCTCFLREVYQTIYGAVDVDTVAECFGRADMSVFDGKKELAMGRTQRSLAELAYGICKKYVDSFPQTPRLNLLLRGKAGLGKSYLLRCIAAAAREKGVDVCLIRAGELFGAFFRHRMGEEMPLSFLQDAQLLLIDDLGTEPMTQNVTTEYLFDLLNRRIEAGRHTAVATNVEDLQARYGERISSRLESRECAVLMLDGEDLRLRRA; this is translated from the coding sequence ATGGCGAATAAGACTGTGATCGACCTGCTGGAGGACTTTTCTTTCCGGCACGCGAAGATCGACCAGGAAAACGAGCGCCGGATGAAAAGCGACGCACAGATCATGGGGCTTGAGGAAAAAAAGCGCGCGCTGCTTGCGGAAAAGCTGAAGCGCGCTTTTTTGGCGGAGGATGCTACCGGGTTCGATGCGGAGATCATGGAGCTCGAGCGCAGGCAGGAGGAGATCGCCCGCAAAAAGGGGCTGATGGTTCCGTATGCGTGCGCGGCGTGCCGGGATACGGGCCTTGTGGGCAGAAAATACTGCACCTGCTTTTTGCGCGAGGTCTATCAAACCATTTATGGCGCGGTGGATGTGGACACGGTTGCCGAATGCTTCGGGCGCGCGGACATGTCCGTGTTCGACGGGAAAAAGGAGCTTGCCATGGGCAGGACGCAGCGATCGCTCGCGGAGCTTGCCTACGGCATCTGCAAAAAATATGTGGACTCGTTTCCCCAAACCCCGCGCCTGAACCTTCTTTTGCGCGGCAAGGCGGGGCTGGGGAAATCCTATTTGCTGCGGTGCATCGCGGCGGCGGCGCGGGAAAAGGGCGTGGACGTGTGCCTCATCCGCGCGGGCGAGCTGTTCGGCGCGTTCTTCCGGCACCGCATGGGCGAAGAGATGCCGCTTTCCTTCCTGCAGGACGCGCAGCTGCTGCTGATCGACGATCTCGGCACCGAGCCAATGACGCAGAACGTGACCACAGAATATCTGTTCGACCTTTTAAACCGCAGGATAGAAGCGGGCAGGCACACGGCGGTGGCCACCAATGTCGAGGACCTGCAAGCAAGGTACGGCGAGCGCATCTCGTCGCGGCTTGAATCGCGCGAGTGCGCGGTGCTCATGCTCGACGGAGAGGACCTGCGCCTGCGGCGGGCGTAG
- a CDS encoding Fur family transcriptional regulator produces the protein MKTRNTLQKNIILEQARKLHHPTAEEVYEAVVQDHPSISRATVYRNLKKMSEDGLIAHVRLPGGADRFDSMTHRHYHIRCKECGRVFDVDMPYLSGLEGRIADKHGFDVDDHEIVFVGLCPDCKIKKRGQ, from the coding sequence ATGAAGACGCGCAACACACTGCAAAAAAATATCATATTGGAGCAGGCGAGGAAGCTGCATCATCCTACGGCGGAAGAGGTGTATGAGGCGGTCGTTCAGGATCACCCGTCCATCAGCCGGGCAACGGTCTATCGGAACCTGAAAAAGATGTCGGAGGACGGGCTCATCGCTCATGTGCGCCTGCCCGGCGGTGCGGACCGTTTCGATTCCATGACGCACAGGCATTACCATATCCGCTGCAAGGAATGCGGCAGGGTTTTCGATGTGGATATGCCGTACCTTTCCGGGCTGGAAGGGCGGATCGCGGACAAGCACGGGTTTGATGTGGACGATCACGAGATTGTATTTGTCGGGCTGTGCCCTGACTGCAAAATAAAGAAAAGGGGTCAATAA
- a CDS encoding TfoX/Sxy family protein gives MGELSQCINIGSVLERQLGEAGIHTPEELEEAGSREAWLRIRSADPSACYNRLCALEGAVRGVRWHDLPSGVKAELKDFYQQAK, from the coding sequence GTGGGCGAACTTTCACAATGTATCAACATCGGCAGCGTGCTGGAACGCCAGCTCGGGGAGGCGGGCATCCATACGCCGGAAGAGCTGGAGGAGGCCGGCAGCCGCGAAGCGTGGCTGCGTATCCGGTCGGCCGATCCTTCCGCGTGTTATAACCGCCTGTGCGCGCTTGAGGGCGCGGTTCGCGGCGTGCGCTGGCACGACCTGCCGTCCGGGGTAAAGGCGGAGCTGAAAGATTTTTACCAGCAAGCAAAATAA
- a CDS encoding CCA tRNA nucleotidyltransferase: MEAHIERFFTIWSEAGLPPCYLVGGYPRNSLLGLAGTDLDLASPAPPQALCALPAPEIALEERTYGLGTAVVKQRFGDALYVYEYTAFRCDNYGRGGGHKPRNVRFTEDIREDALRRDFTVNALYMGADGTVADPTGRGIAALAGKLIEQVTPETLTQDALRILRMVRFAAELGFTVGRDTWECAKAHINGLADISRERVRDEFVKILMADAKYGGKDGVLRGLHMLKELGALSCIVPALAEGDGMEQNAQYHAYDVLEHSLQACACAPADLVTRLAALLHDIGKPAALRETGKMYGHDQRGAALARSALKDLRFDKGTADEVCALVGAHMFDLDNRAGRKAVVRMIARLGERQFLRLADVREADFCGSGKGNPAPSAGKWRETLRELKEADAPISRRQLAVNGGDVMRELHIPPGKRVGEILSALHAYALKKPSQNSYKNLIRYAKIINTHGNE; encoded by the coding sequence ATGGAAGCACACATCGAACGTTTTTTTACAATCTGGAGCGAAGCGGGCCTGCCTCCCTGCTATCTGGTAGGCGGCTATCCCCGCAACAGCCTGCTCGGGCTTGCGGGTACGGACCTTGACCTTGCCTCGCCCGCCCCGCCGCAGGCGCTTTGCGCGCTGCCCGCTCCCGAGATCGCCCTTGAGGAACGGACCTATGGCCTTGGGACGGCGGTCGTGAAGCAGCGCTTCGGGGATGCGCTTTATGTGTATGAATATACGGCGTTCCGCTGTGACAACTACGGACGCGGGGGCGGACACAAGCCGCGGAACGTGCGCTTTACGGAGGACATCCGGGAAGACGCGCTGCGCCGCGATTTTACGGTGAACGCGCTTTACATGGGGGCGGACGGCACGGTCGCGGACCCGACTGGACGCGGGATTGCGGCGCTGGCGGGAAAGCTTATCGAGCAGGTGACGCCGGAGACGCTCACGCAGGATGCGCTGCGCATCCTGCGCATGGTGCGCTTTGCGGCGGAGCTTGGCTTCACGGTAGGGCGGGACACATGGGAGTGCGCAAAGGCGCATATAAACGGCCTTGCGGATATCTCGCGGGAACGGGTCCGCGACGAATTCGTGAAGATCCTCATGGCGGATGCGAAGTACGGCGGCAAAGACGGCGTACTCCGCGGTCTGCACATGCTGAAGGAGCTGGGAGCGCTTTCCTGTATCGTCCCCGCGCTCGCGGAGGGAGACGGCATGGAGCAAAACGCGCAGTACCACGCATACGACGTGCTGGAGCATTCGCTGCAAGCATGCGCGTGCGCGCCCGCAGACCTTGTGACCCGGCTTGCGGCGCTGCTGCACGACATCGGCAAGCCGGCGGCGCTGCGCGAAACGGGAAAAATGTACGGGCACGATCAAAGGGGCGCCGCGCTTGCGCGGTCGGCCCTTAAAGACCTGCGTTTCGATAAAGGGACGGCGGACGAAGTATGCGCGCTGGTGGGCGCCCACATGTTCGACCTCGATAACCGCGCCGGGCGCAAGGCTGTGGTGCGTATGATCGCACGGCTCGGGGAACGGCAGTTTTTACGTCTCGCGGATGTGCGCGAAGCGGACTTCTGCGGTTCGGGAAAAGGGAATCCGGCGCCCTCCGCCGGGAAGTGGCGGGAAACGCTGCGGGAGCTTAAGGAAGCGGACGCGCCCATCTCGCGGCGGCAGCTTGCCGTGAACGGCGGCGACGTGATGCGCGAACTCCATATCCCGCCCGGAAAACGTGTGGGCGAGATTCTTTCTGCCCTGCATGCGTACGCTTTGAAAAAACCGTCGCAAAATAGCTACAAAAATCTAATCAGATATGCTAAAATAATAAATACTCATGGAAACGAATAA
- a CDS encoding glutamate synthase-related protein encodes MAKYVCALCGNIYDEDAEGVLFSELPDGWECPVCMGPKAMYKGQDGEPAGGPDHASAAKPPKKNPLNPLAWPEEFVHHDGGLLDEIHTLAETGKSVTEPMETQMPVPGFDDIVLLGAQLATPPLDDGAPVSLRTVIGKHAKQPMVLESPVYVSHMSFGALSRETKIALAKGSAMAKTAICSGEGGVLPEEKAAAYRYIFEYVPNRYCVTDENLRGADAVEIKIGQGTKPGMGGHLPGDKVTPEIAALRGKPVGQDVVSPSRFEEINTPEDLKRLVSQLRERSGGRPIGVKIAAEHIEKDLAFITPAQPDFVTVDGRGGATGSSPKFLKDASSVPTVYALYRAKKYLRENGLDIDLVITGGLRTSRDFVKALAMGADAVAVASAALIALGCQRYRVCHKGTCPMGIATQDPELRARLSVDKGAQRVANFLDASAEELRVFARCTGHADIHGFSVEDIETTSSGLASYTNVKHV; translated from the coding sequence GTGGCAAAATATGTGTGCGCGCTTTGCGGCAATATCTATGACGAGGATGCGGAAGGCGTTTTGTTTTCCGAGCTCCCCGACGGCTGGGAATGCCCCGTTTGTATGGGGCCGAAAGCAATGTATAAAGGGCAGGACGGAGAGCCTGCGGGCGGCCCGGACCATGCGTCCGCAGCCAAACCGCCAAAGAAAAACCCACTGAACCCGCTGGCGTGGCCGGAGGAATTCGTGCACCACGACGGAGGACTGCTGGATGAGATCCACACGCTCGCGGAAACGGGGAAATCGGTCACCGAGCCGATGGAAACGCAAATGCCGGTGCCCGGCTTTGACGATATCGTGCTTCTTGGGGCGCAGCTTGCGACGCCGCCGCTTGATGACGGCGCGCCGGTAAGTCTGCGTACTGTGATCGGCAAACACGCGAAACAGCCGATGGTGCTCGAAAGCCCCGTCTATGTTTCCCACATGAGCTTCGGTGCGCTTTCGCGGGAAACGAAGATTGCTCTCGCAAAGGGAAGCGCAATGGCAAAGACTGCCATATGCAGCGGCGAGGGCGGCGTCCTTCCGGAGGAAAAGGCGGCGGCATACAGGTATATCTTTGAATATGTGCCCAACCGTTATTGTGTGACGGATGAGAACCTGCGCGGCGCGGACGCGGTTGAGATTAAAATCGGGCAGGGGACCAAACCGGGAATGGGGGGCCATCTGCCCGGCGACAAGGTAACGCCTGAAATTGCCGCCCTGCGCGGGAAACCGGTGGGACAGGATGTCGTAAGCCCGTCCCGCTTTGAAGAGATCAATACGCCGGAAGATTTGAAGCGGCTGGTGTCGCAGCTGCGGGAACGCAGCGGCGGACGGCCCATCGGCGTGAAGATCGCAGCGGAGCACATTGAAAAAGACCTCGCGTTCATCACGCCCGCGCAGCCCGACTTTGTGACGGTGGATGGGCGCGGCGGGGCGACGGGGTCTTCGCCTAAGTTTTTGAAGGACGCGAGCAGCGTCCCCACCGTGTATGCGCTGTACCGCGCGAAAAAATACCTGCGGGAAAACGGGCTCGATATCGATCTCGTAATCACAGGGGGGCTGCGTACCAGCCGGGATTTTGTAAAGGCGCTGGCTATGGGCGCGGACGCAGTTGCCGTCGCATCGGCGGCGCTGATCGCGCTTGGCTGCCAGCGGTACCGCGTGTGCCACAAGGGCACCTGCCCGATGGGCATCGCCACGCAGGACCCGGAGCTGCGCGCGCGGCTTTCGGTGGATAAGGGAGCGCAGCGCGTAGCAAATTTCCTCGACGCTTCGGCAGAGGAATTGCGGGTGTTTGCGCGGTGCACGGGGCACGCGGATATCCACGGGTTTTCCGTGGAAGATATTGAAACGACGAGTTCCGGGCTTGCAAGCTATACCAATGTAAAGCATGTGTAA
- the rbr gene encoding rubrerythrin — protein MENLKGTKTEANLQAAFAGESQARNKYTYYASKARKEGYNQIAAIFEETAGNEKEHAKIWFKLLHEGDIPDTAANLKDAAAGENYEWTDMYAAFAKEAKEEGFDRIAFLFEMVGKIEKEHEERYRKLAENLENGLVFSRDGDSIWQCANCGHIVIGPKAPQMCPVCAHPQAYFQIKAENY, from the coding sequence ATGGAAAATTTAAAAGGAACGAAAACGGAAGCCAACCTGCAGGCGGCATTTGCGGGGGAATCTCAGGCAAGAAACAAATATACCTATTATGCGTCCAAGGCGCGCAAGGAAGGGTATAATCAGATCGCCGCTATTTTTGAAGAGACGGCGGGGAACGAAAAAGAGCACGCGAAAATTTGGTTCAAGCTCCTGCACGAGGGGGATATCCCGGATACGGCGGCCAACCTGAAAGATGCGGCTGCCGGGGAAAATTATGAATGGACGGATATGTATGCGGCCTTTGCGAAAGAAGCAAAGGAAGAGGGCTTTGACCGTATCGCGTTCCTGTTCGAGATGGTCGGGAAGATCGAGAAGGAGCATGAGGAACGCTACCGCAAGCTGGCGGAGAACCTTGAAAACGGGCTGGTGTTCTCGCGCGACGGAGACAGTATCTGGCAGTGCGCAAACTGCGGACATATTGTGATTGGTCCGAAGGCGCCGCAGATGTGCCCGGTATGCGCGCATCCGCAGGCATATTTCCAGATCAAAGCGGAAAATTACTAA
- a CDS encoding putative signal transducing protein: MEKRVLLASTASAVETAMITDVLDQNGIPVITQPRSRYFGEAMNAYTGSSLYGDDIFVSEADFTAAQDAVEGMISGEN; encoded by the coding sequence ATGGAAAAACGCGTTCTGCTCGCCTCGACTGCGAGCGCAGTTGAAACCGCAATGATTACAGACGTTCTCGACCAGAACGGTATTCCCGTCATTACACAGCCAAGGTCAAGGTATTTTGGCGAAGCTATGAACGCCTATACAGGCTCGTCCCTTTACGGAGACGATATCTTTGTTTCCGAGGCCGATTTTACCGCCGCGCAGGATGCGGTGGAAGGCATGATCTCCGGCGAAAATTGA
- a CDS encoding MerR family transcriptional regulator yields the protein MYSIGMFSKIYQVTPKTLRHYDELGLLAPGYVDGETGYRYYGHGQAVRLRRILEFKRMGFSLPEILEIIDLAPDGAELMRRIKDKQGEIKERIKEENRKADRLGHFLLYGTGETMQNYKPVVKPLPGCVAASMRRVIPDHGALFDLMPNVMGPEMMRLGCECAVPAYCFNICRDGEYRETDIDMEMCEAVVEAKEDSDIVTFKTIPGVPEAVCVRHYGGYDTFAPAHAFAAEWAAQNGYELCGEPRESYIDGIWNRETVAEWMTEIQFPVKKAGR from the coding sequence ATGTACAGCATCGGAATGTTTTCAAAAATCTATCAGGTTACGCCCAAAACCCTGCGTCATTACGACGAACTCGGCCTGCTTGCGCCCGGCTATGTAGACGGTGAAACAGGCTACCGCTATTACGGACACGGGCAGGCGGTGCGCCTGCGGCGAATCCTGGAATTTAAGCGGATGGGGTTTTCTCTGCCCGAGATTCTTGAGATCATCGATCTTGCGCCGGACGGCGCGGAGCTTATGCGCCGCATTAAGGACAAGCAAGGGGAAATCAAAGAACGGATCAAGGAGGAAAACCGCAAGGCGGACAGGCTTGGACACTTCCTGCTGTACGGAACAGGAGAAACTATGCAGAACTATAAACCGGTCGTAAAACCGCTGCCCGGATGCGTCGCCGCATCCATGCGGCGGGTGATCCCGGACCACGGCGCACTGTTCGACCTTATGCCGAACGTCATGGGGCCTGAAATGATGCGCCTCGGCTGCGAATGCGCGGTCCCCGCATACTGCTTCAATATTTGCCGTGACGGCGAATACCGGGAAACGGATATCGATATGGAAATGTGCGAGGCGGTAGTGGAGGCGAAGGAAGATTCGGACATTGTGACCTTCAAGACCATCCCCGGGGTGCCGGAAGCGGTGTGCGTCAGGCACTACGGCGGATACGATACCTTTGCCCCGGCTCATGCGTTCGCTGCGGAGTGGGCTGCGCAAAATGGATACGAGCTGTGCGGGGAACCGCGCGAAAGCTATATCGACGGCATTTGGAACAGGGAGACTGTGGCCGAATGGATGACGGAAATCCAATTCCCCGTAAAAAAAGCGGGACGGTAA
- a CDS encoding CDGSH iron-sulfur domain-containing protein, translated as MRIKVLKDGPYEVTGNVPLREMKIGANEAGESTRWVDGKTFKTEETYHLCRCGKSKNKPFCDGSHTHGFDGTETADNMSYDDTAVVYCGDGMELMDDEGLCAVARFCDAAGSTWRLINGAENEALAIRQACDCPSGRLTVVKDGKKIEPKLPREIAVVEDEPEGKHGPLWVRGGIEIEAEDGTVYEVRNRVTLCRCGGSGNKPFCDAMHMEDGK; from the coding sequence ATGCGTATCAAAGTATTGAAGGACGGGCCGTACGAGGTCACGGGGAACGTACCGCTGCGGGAAATGAAGATCGGCGCAAACGAAGCGGGCGAATCCACGCGCTGGGTGGATGGAAAAACGTTCAAAACGGAAGAGACCTATCACCTGTGCCGGTGCGGGAAATCTAAAAACAAGCCCTTTTGCGACGGCAGCCACACGCACGGCTTCGACGGCACGGAAACGGCGGACAACATGAGCTACGACGATACGGCGGTCGTTTACTGCGGCGACGGAATGGAGCTGATGGACGACGAAGGCCTGTGTGCGGTGGCGCGCTTTTGTGACGCGGCAGGAAGCACATGGAGGCTCATTAACGGCGCGGAAAACGAGGCGCTTGCCATCCGCCAGGCGTGCGATTGTCCGTCCGGGCGGCTCACAGTCGTGAAGGACGGGAAAAAAATCGAGCCCAAGCTGCCCAGGGAGATTGCAGTGGTCGAGGACGAGCCGGAAGGAAAACACGGCCCGCTGTGGGTGCGCGGCGGCATCGAGATCGAGGCAGAGGACGGCACGGTATACGAGGTCAGGAACCGCGTGACCCTTTGCCGGTGCGGAGGCTCTGGCAATAAGCCGTTTTGCGACGCCATGCACATGGAGGACGGGAAATAA